The following coding sequences are from one Cryptococcus deuterogattii R265 chromosome 1, complete sequence window:
- a CDS encoding DNA replication complex GINS protein PSF2, whose protein sequence is MALPKTLHPALTPDELTFLAENDHINIVPLFSMTRVRLISGIYGPFRPPSASRVPLWLGLSLKKKRKCRIVPPEWLSVERLQAFLKDEKENAEGFERLPRRFVEISKILLDVASDDLSQPPLLRSLLKDIREVRQAKIRMGLQSEDVLQNDYLQVTNLTPLELCELKPFLVRAMGLMQTLRPPEEEEEEE, encoded by the exons ATGGCTCTCCCCAAAACGCTCCACCCCGCACTTACGCCGGACGAGCTCACCTTCCTCGCTGAAAATGACCATATTAATATAGTCCCGCTCTTTTCCATGACACGAGTCAGGCTCATCAGC GGTATATATGGGCCATTCAGACCACCTTCAGCTTCTAGAGTCCCGCTGTGGCTAGGGCTATccctcaagaagaagagaaaatgcAGAATAGTGCCGCCTGAATGGCTCTCTGTCG AGAGATTGCAAGCCTTCCTCAAagacgaaaaagaaaacgcTGAAGGATTCGAGAGATTACCACGGCGGTTCGTGGAGATTAGCAAAATCTTGTTGGACGT CGCATCGGACGATTTatctcaacctcctcttctccgttCATTACTAAAAGACATTCGAGAAGTCAGACAAGCAAAAATTAGAATGGGCTTGCAGAGTGAAGATGTCTTGCAAAACGACTATCTTCAG GTAACCAATCTCACTCCGTTGGAGCTATGTGAACTCAAACCATTCCTGGTAAGGGCAATGGGTCTAATGCAAACTCTCAGACCtccagaagaggaagaggaggaggaataa
- a CDS encoding 20S proteasome subunit beta 4, whose protein sequence is MECSFGITGKDYVILASDMGAGRSIIRMKSDENKLKTLGPHLAMAFSGEPGDTNNFAEYIERNMRLYNIRNHFPLLPPAASAWVRRTLAEAIRSRHPYAVNLLLGGFDTTTSKPHLYWIDYLGTKAVVPYAAHGMGVYVSLSTMDKWWYEDMDKREGVDLLKKCIDETEKRLTIKFDFNCILIDKNGIHKVDLSQADPIADIQEHPQETQVEAPHPPIEVGVSA, encoded by the exons ATGGAGTGCTCATTCGGTATTACTG GCAAAGACTATGTCATCCTCGCCTCGGACATGGGTGCAGGACGATCCATCATCCGTATGAAGTCTGACGAGAACAAGCTCAAGACCTTGGGTCCCCACCTCGCCATGGCCTTTAGCGGAGAACCCGGAGATACAAACAATTTTGCCGAGTATATTGAGAGAAATATGCGACTGTACAACATCCG AAACCActtcccccttctcccaccAGCAGCCTCCGCTTGGGTCCGACGTACGCTTGCAGAAGCTATCCGTTCCCGACACCCCTATGCTGTTaacctccttcttggtGGATTCGATACCACCACCTCAAAACCCCACTTATATTGGATCGATTACCTCGGTACCAAGGCCGTTGTACCATACGCTGCGCATGGTATGGGTGTGTATGTTAGCTTGAGTACGATGGACAAGTGGTGGTATGAGGATATGGACAAGAGGGAGGGCGTCGACTTGTTGAAAAAGTGTATTGACGAAACTGAGAAGC GTCTCACAATCAAGTTTGACTTTAACTGCATCCTCATTGACAAGAACGGGATCCACAAGGTTGACCTTTCCCAAGCAGACCCCATCGCCGACATCCAAGAACACCCACAAGAAACTCAGGTTGAAGCGCCTCATCCCCCCATAGAAGTTGGTGTATCCGCCTAA
- a CDS encoding Sec7 domain-containing protein has translation MTPPTDLPPTTLLLQEVQSVTSAMRRNQRWASSSTSYSSYATLPPSLRNKNNSLTGAGNRRGRASLDVGDSVDLMDGFVELRRLLSGVKDITSLTPIDLCAPFLSLIRSPSTSGPITALALTSLYSIINFVLPLYLTPVPTDFSPSTPLQLALVHITSALSHCRFPSSSPQQDELVLLRLLRVIESLVIPMPMPTTNGTMQLGNLLDHMGDESVCELLEVGLGMLARARLGEGVRATAQSCVQSIVTSAFRRLKGLQKDDVDKLLEDAKHYEEKIKVIRKKIESVGQKERHSDEKQEKQEKQETQEQQEKQEEQEKQEKQEKQEKQEKQEKRITEPGEKSTEPQVITPMFTPYGLPTILELLRVLIALLDPNDQAHTDSMRLSALAILNTALEVGGLGLANWPELREGVTDEGCKYLFQLTRADSPSLLAQSLRTTSTLFSTLLPYLKPQLELFLSYLIDRLTPSNPAPLPPQFLNLRPDSRPSTPSGRTDGRSTPVADASTIESSSTASTPKPVSLLPPAPHETRELMLDCLTQVALRPSFMVDCWVNFDCSTDSEDLFERLIAFLTRGVYPQGPPKGDGSSHVFEGLDSIQLLSLEILLAFVSSMADRLEQGDETWPSEAPTTVSLKEAKGRKSVILTGATLFNTKPKNGLAFLEEKGIIVPDPADDGTDEEKRHLAIARFLRHCSRLDKKLLGEFISRPDQLDLLKAYIGLFNFSGKSVADAMRELLETFRLPGEAQPIARITETFAEHFFSFSPPEIADQDAVYVLAYSVIMLNTDLHNPQNRKRMTVEDYRKNLRGVNGGKDFDPAYLEGIHESIKKREIILPEEHAGQHGFEYAWKTLMQRSRTSGPMVICNTSIFDEHMFGLTWRPLISSIAYAFTMSAGDEHVIQKAITGFRQVASLASHYHLHDVFDTIVQSLSSATGLLDDTEEGYQMSNYPVVEKEGQSLTVSPLSIRFGHSYRAQLATVVLFTIANGNGSAICEGWHQIFEMFQTLFLHSLLPARMLQMEDFLAGTSTIPMKTAVPHTPLDRRPEGGLLSTLSSYLLSPYGTGSEGVVVETSEEDVENTLVAVDCLSSCKLEELYAEILNLPVTALIPALRAIRALAESRTTDKLKSRSVQRGETGSPILSPRFEGQLPYDPACVFHLEMMVSLASRSKQNIAETWQVFLSSSRKHRLIPSRPIIFEYISELLSSAPSYSVLLIERAVVGLLRLCLVVSEQPELRDQLYIALDVLRSLPSTVLNAVSEQLMAGVALVLEKDATVIKSQTEWNLVIALFRATVAHPEASKVTLAIVQKMAASAKQQEGEDVEEGKRRGLTVDNYGGVVALLDEFATQAGAAAAGRQQQQRRSSVGPQSGSLGPTVERGLTALDSLYELRNVIPTLMASNNMSEQQAFNTFWLPPLLVIGKQCINGCRDIRQRAITYLQRLLLSPQILLGNESTLPIVFDRVLFPVLEELLKPQVYERDPKGLSETRLKAATLLCKIFLQYVVRLVESGSSEAVTGLFVRVLDKLEKFMRGERDLLNEASESLKNVVLVMHSSNLLIPPPSSGDVDERTRDQKGLWEKSAQRIERVLPGFLREAIPPSKPPQEQKQVEQQAEQS, from the exons ATGACGCCGCCTACGGATCTCCCTCCGACGAcactccttcttcaggaGGTGCAGTCCGTTACCTCTGCCATGCGCAGGAACCAGCGATGggcttcatcttcaacgtcTTACAGCTCATACGCGACCCTTCCACCGTCTCTgagaaacaaaaacaatAGCCTCACGGGAGCAGGTAACAGACGAGGCCGAGCAAGCTTGGATGTGGGAGACAGCGTTGATCTTATGGATGGGTTCGTCGAGCTCAGAAGACTGCTTAGCGGTGTGAAAG ACATTACATCGCTTACACCCATCGACTTGTGTGCTCCATTTTTGTCATTGATAAGGTCACCCTCAACTTCCGGGCCCATCACTGCCCTCGCTTTAACTTCCCTTTACTCCATAATCAATTTCGTCCTTCCCCTCTACCTTACACCCGTTCCCACAGATTTTTCCCCATCCACACCTCTCCAGCTGGCTCTGGTTCACATTACTTCGGCCCTTTCTCATTGCCGATTCCCAAgttcatctcctcaacaagATGAGCTCGTTTTACTGAGACTTTTGCGGGTGATCGAGTCATTGGTCATTCCTATGCCCATGCCGACAACCAATGGCACCATGCAACTGGGCAATCTGCTGGATCACATGGGCGATGAAAGTGTCTGTGAGTTGTTGGAGGTAGGACTTGGTATGTTAGCACGTGCACGACTAGGTGAAGGGGTTCGAGCGACAGCTCAGAGCTGTGTGCAGAGTATTGTAACGAGCGCCTTCAGACGCTTAAAAGGATTGcagaaggatgatgtggaTAAGTTGCTGGAAGATGCAAAACACTATGAAGAGAAAATCAAGGTaatcaggaagaagattgagtcTGTAGGGCAGAAGGAAAGGCATTCGGAcgagaagcaagagaagcaggaaaagcaagagacgcaagagcagcaagagaagcaagaggagcaagagaagcaagagaagcaagagaagcaagagaagcaagagaagcaagagaagagaataaCTGAACCTGGGGAGAAATCTACCGAGCCTCAGGTGATCACCCCAATGTTCACGCCTTATGGACTCCCTACTATTCTAGAGCTCCTTAGGGTCCTAATCGCCTTACTCGACCCGAACGACCAGGCTCATACAGACTCGATGAGGTTGTCAGCCCTTGCGATTCTTAATACCGCCTTGGAAGTGGGAGGTCTAGGTCTGGCCAATTGGCCCGAGTTGAGGGAAGGTGTAACGGACGAGGGTTGCAAATATCTTTTCCAG CTTACCCGAGCCGATTCACCATCTCTCCTTGCGCAGTCTCTCCGCACTACATCAACTCTAttctccactcttctcccctACCTTAAACCTCAACTTGAATTATTCCTCTCCTACCTCATTGACCGTCTCACACCTTCAAATCcagctcctcttcctccccaatTTTTGAATCTCCGACCAGATTCTCGCCCTAGTACGCCTAGTGGGAGGACCGACGGCCGCAGCACCCCTGTAGCAGATGCTTCCACTATCGAGTCCTCCAGCACCGCTTCGACTCCTAAGCCCGtcagccttcttcccccGGCCCCCCATGAAACTCGAGAACTCATGCTCGACTGTCTTACGCAAGTGGCATTGCGTCCAAGCTTCATGGTAGACTGCTGGGTCAATTTTGACTGCTCGACAGATAGTGAAGACTTGTTTGAAAGGCTGATAGCTTTTTTGACACGTGGAGTATATCCTCAGGGTCCTCCAAAAGGTGACGGATCAAGCCATGTCTTTGAAGGCCTCGACAGCATCCAGCTTCTATCGCTGGAAATTCTCTTGGCTTTTGTGTCGTCCATGGCTGATAGGTTGGAACAAGGTGATGAAACATGGCCTTCAGAAGCTCCGACCACCGTCAGTCTCAAGGAAGCAAAAGGACGCAAATCTGTCATCCTCACTGGCGCAACCTTGTTTAACACAAAGCCCAAGAACGGTCTTGCATTCctcgaagagaaaggtATCATTGTTCCTGATCCCGCTGATGACGGTACCGACGAAGAAAAACGTCATTTGGCTATCGCCCGTTTCCTTCGTCACTGCTCTCGTCTTGACAAGAAACTTCTAGGCGAATTTATTTCACGTCCCGATCAGCTGGATTTACTCAAAGCTTACATCGGCTTGTTCAACTTTTCTGGGAAGAGCGTTGCAGACGCCATGCGAGAATTGCTGGAAACCTTCAGGCTGCCTGGTGAAGCACAACCCATCGCCAGAATTACAGAGACCTTTGCGGAGCACTTTTTTTCGTTTTCTCCGCCAGAGATCGCCGATCAAGATGCAGTGTATGTGCTGGCATACTCAGTGATCATGCTGAACACAGATTTGCATAACCCACAAAATAGA AAACGCATGACAGTTGAAGACTACAGAAAGAACCTCAGAGGTGTGAACGGTGGCAAGGACTTTGATCCGGCATATCTTGAAGGGATTCATGAATCTATCAAGAAACGGGAGATCATTTTGCCAGAAGAGCACGCCGGTCAGCATGGTTTTGAGTATGCTTGGAAGACATTGATGCAGCGCTCTCGTACATCAG GTCCGATGGTCATTTGCAATACTTCCATCTTCGATGAGCATATGTTTGGCCTTACTTGGCGTCCTCTAATTTCTTCTATCGCCTACGCTTTCACCATGTCTGCTGGAGACGAGCATGTCATCCAAAAGGCCATCACTGGTTTCCGACAGGTTGCCTCTCTCGCTTCTCACTACCATCTTCATGATGTGTTTGACACTATCGTCCAGTCACTATCGAGTGCCACTGGTTTGTTGGACGAtacagaggaaggatatcAGATGTCGAATTACCCAGTGGTTGAAAAAGAGGGGCAATCTTTGACGGTCTCGCCATTATCAATCAGATTCGGTCACAGCTACCGCGCGCAACTTGCCACGGTCGTTCTTTTCACCATTGCTAACGGCAACGGCTCAGCGATCTGTGAAGGATGGCATCAGATCTTCGAAATGTTTCAgactctcttccttcattccCTCTTACCTGCGCGCATGCTCCAAATGGAAGATTTCTTGGCGGGCACGTCTACTATTCCGATGAAGACGGCCGTGCCGCACACCCCATTAGACAGGAGACCAGAAGGAGGTCTGCTCTCAACTTTATCTAGCTATCTATTGAGTCCATATGGGACGGGGTCAGAAGGTGTGGTGGTTGAAAcgagtgaagaagatgtggagaaTACTTTGGTCGCGGTGGATTGTTTAAGCTCGTGCAAGCTCGAAGAATTATACGCAGAGATCTT GAATCTTCCTGTGACAGCTCTTATCCCCGCACTTCGTGCTATTCGAGCGTTAGCAGAGAGTCGCACGACTGATAAGCTCAAATCACGCTCTGTCCAACGGGGCGAGACTGGGTCACCGATACTCTCCCCCAGGTTTGAGGGTCAATTGCCTTATGATCCAGCTTGTGTCTTCCACCTGGAAATGATGGTCAGTCTTGCCAGCAGAAGCAAGCAAAACATTGCCGAAACCTGGCAAGTATTTTTATCATCGAGTCGGAAGCACAGGCTGATCCCAAGTAGGCCAATTATCTTTGAATATATCTCTGAACTTCTGTCTTCAGCCCCCTCTTATAGTGTACTTCTTATCGAGCGAGCTGTCGTTGGCTTGTTACGTCTTTGTCTGGTCGTATCCGAGCAA CCTGAATTACGAGATCAGCTATACATCGCTTTAGATGTTCTTCgctcccttccttccacaGTCCTCAACGCTGTCTCCGAGCAACTCATGGCTGGTGTAGCTCTGGTCCTTGAGAAAGACGCTACCGTCATCAAATCGCAGACCGAATGGAACCTTGTTATTGCCCTTTTCAGAGCTACTGTTGCCCATCCTGAAGCCAGTAAAGTTACCTTGGCAATTGTGCAAAAGATGGCAGCTTCAGCCAAGCAgcaagaaggtgaagatgttgaggagggcaagagaagaggtttgaCAGTGGACAATTATGGAGGAGTAGTAGCTTTGCTGGATGAATTTGCCACTCAGGCCGGAGCAGCTGCTGCGGGAagacagcagcaacagagGAGATCGTCTGTGGGACCACAATCTGGAAGCTT GGGCCCGACAGTTGAGCGAGGTCTAACGGCTTTGGATTCATTATACGAGCTCAGGAACGTCATACCCACCCTTATGGCGTCAAATAATATGTCAGAGCAACAAG CGTTCAACACCTTCTGGCTACCACCCCTCCTGGTAATTGGCAAGCAATGTATCAATGGTTGTCGTGACATCCGCCAGCGGGCCATTACTTACCTCCAGCGTCTCCTCTTATCTCCCCAGATCTTGTTGGGTAACGAGTCTACCCTTCCTATTGTGTTCGATCGGGTTCTCTTCCCGGTGCTGGAAGAGTTGCTGAAGCCGCAAGTGTATGAACGTGACCCCAAGGGTCTCTCAGAGACAAGGCTAAAAGCCGCTACATTACTTTGCAAGATCTTCCTGCAGTATGTGGTCAGACTCGTGGAAAGTGGAAGCAGTGAAGCAGTGACTGGTCTCTTTGTGAGAGTACTGGATAAGCTAGAGAAATTTATGCGTGGAGAACGGGATTTGCTC AACGAAGCCAGTGAATCGCTGAAGAATGTGGTGCTCGTCATGCACTCATCCAATCTTCTTATCCCCCCTCCGTCTTCCGGCGACGTAGATGAGCGCACTCGAGACCAGAAGGGgctttgggagaagagtgcACAGAGGATTGAGAGGGTATTGCCCGGATTCTTGAGGGAGGCTATACCGCCATCTAAACCCCCGCAAGAGCAGAAACAGGTTGAGCAGCAAGCAGAGCAGTCTTAG
- a CDS encoding gamma-glutamyltransferase, whose protein sequence is MPSGAVTSEQIRASDIGTTILKAGGSAADAIIATILAVNTLSPYHSDIGGGGFAIVKQPDDSGHVKCLDFRQCAPEGATPELFKTSLTSTSVGGLAVAVPGELKGLEELHKAYGTLPWSRLFKESIELAEEGMEVRGDLYDFITQEANPPGSSNMRGTWMMEDPTYASLITNDGQAIPIGSTWKRPEYAETLRKVAKEGAIAFYQGEIANGLVKAVRDRDGVMTVDDLKNYKVKWREPLSTKFKNYTLYAPPAPASGAIWLSVMGMLSQFEFAGYGSVTDLHRLTEALRLAYGQRTALGDPAYVDGVEDKQRDWLTEERIKDRAAMIDENETKEPDYYKPPKVALEFDNGTSNITATDSSGLTISVTTTVGLHWGSRIVVPGYGFVLNGSMDDFSVDGRPNGFGYEPQVTNYVAGGKRPLSSSCPYIITNSTGKTVASGGAAGGSTIISSNAQVALFVLAYGFSASQALAANRLHNQILPDVTKVERGSNIRGVRVEGFSEEQVEGLKQKGHVVEWVDKSFSTPCVMVWTDDGWEGDGDPRKHDSGGSVFHE, encoded by the exons ATGCCATCCGGCGCAGTCACCTCGGAACAAATCCGTGCTTCTGATATTGGCACGACTATCCTCAAAGCCGGCGGCTCGGCAGCCGACGCGATCATCGCTACCATCCTCGCCGTCAACACCCTCTCGCCTTACCACTCTGATATAGGTGGTGGCGGGTTTGCCATTGTGAAACAACCTGATGATTCTGGGCATGTAAAGTGTTTGGATTTCAGGCAGTGTGCGCCAGAGGGAGCAACACCCGAGTTGTTCAAGACGAGTCTCACGTCGACCTCGGTTGGGGGGTTGGCAGTGGCTGTCCCCGGAGAGCTCAAGGGTCTCGAGGAATTACACAAGGCTTATGGAACCCTTCCATGGTCTAGATTGTTCAAGGAAAGTATCGAGTTGGCTGAAGAGGGGATGGAAGTGAGAGGCGATCTGTACGAC TTTATCACGCAAGAAGCCAATCCTCCTGGATCCAGTAACATGAGAGGTacatggatgatggaagatcCTACATACGCATCCTTGATCACAAATGATGGTCAAGCTATCCCGATTGGAAGTACTTGGAAACGGCCAGAGTACGCGGAGACTCTTCGAAAAGTTGCAAAAGAGGGAGCTATCGCTTTCTATCAGGGCGAGATTGCAAACGGCCTGGTGAAAGCTGTACGGGATCGAGATGGTGTAATGACTGTGGACGATTTGAAGA ACTACAAGGTCAAATGGCGAGAACCTCTTTCAACCAAATTCAAAAACTACACTCTATATGCGCCGCCAGCTCCTGCTTCGGGAGCTATCTGGCTCTCAGTCATGGGAATGCTTTCCCAATTTGAATTCGCAGGCTACGGTTCCGTTACTGACTTGCATAGGCTGACCGAGGCTCTTCGG CTTGCATATGGCCAAAGAACCGCTCTGGGAGATCCAGCCTATGTTGACGGAGTGGAAGACAAACAGCGAGACTGGTTGACAGAGGAAAGAATCAAAGATAGGGCAGCGATGATCGATGAGAACGAGACCAAGGAGCCCGACTACTACAAACCGCCCAA AGTAGCACTCGAATTCGACAACGGCACGTCCAACATTACGGCTACAGATTCCTCTGGTCTTACCATCTCCGTCACTACCACCGTTGGCCTCCATTGGGGATCCAGGATCGTGGTACCCGGCTACGGCTTTGTGCTCAACGGTTCCATGGATGATTTCTCAGTTGACGGGAGACCCAATGGTTTCGGCTACGAGCCTCAAGTAACCAACTACG TTGCCGGAGGTAAACGCCcgctttcatcctcttgtccttacatcatcaccaactCTACCGGCAAGACAGTCGCCTCTGGCGGAGCAGCAGGTGGCAGCaccatcatttcttccaatgCCCAAGTAGCTCTTTTCGTCCTCGCCTACGGGTTTTCAGCCTCCCAAGCCCTTGCTGCTAATCGTCTACACAATCAAATCTTACCCGACGTCACGAAAGTTGAGCGAGGGTCCAACATAAGAGGTGTTAGAGTCGAAGGATTTTCTGAAGAACAAGTTGAAGGATTGAAACAGAAGGGCCATGTGGTCGAATGGGTAGATAAAAGCTTCAGTACACCTTGCGTTATGGTATGGACGGATGATGGCTGggaaggggatggagatCCGAGAAAACATGATTCAGGCGGAAGCGTATTTCATGAGTAA
- a CDS encoding endoplasmic reticulum protein has translation MPITRAVAQRSLRTLTSSAQPRASLAAKRAFSTAQPLRMVVSQARYDAADRRPSQWAKNPIVAYEELKPITQQPSDNILLVDVREPDEVALGSIPSAVNLPLSKLKEALDYHFNPGDFQKEFAFPKPQPEQNIIFFCRSGRRSASAAEIANEKGYKNVRNYVGSWLDWSKREGQDKDDE, from the exons ATGCCCATCACTCGCGCTGTCGCACAACGCTCCCTCCGCACCCTCACCTCCTCCGCTCAACCCAGAGCTTCCCTCGCCGCCAAAAGGGCCTTTTCCACCGCCCAGCCGCTCAGGATGGTCGTCTCCCAAGCCAGGTACGACGCTGCAGACCGCAGGCCTTCACAGTGGGCCAAGAACCCCATCGTCGCCTACGAGGAGTTGAAGCCCATTACCCAGCAGCCTTCTGAC AACATCCTTTTGGTGGATGTGAGGGAACCTGACGAGGTCGCTCTTGGGTCGATTCCCTCTGCGGTCAACTTGCCCCTgtccaagctcaaggaggCTTTGGACTACCATTTCAACCCCGGAGACTTTCAAAAG gAATTCGCCTTCCCCAAGCCTCAGCCAGAGCAGAACATTATCTTTTTCTGCCGTTCCGGCAGGCGTTCTGCCTCTGCGGCCGAGATCGCCAACGAGAAGGGGTATAAGAACGTGAGGAACTATGTCGGAAGCTGGTTGGACTGGTCCAAGCGCGAGGGCCAGGACAAGGACGACGAGTAa
- a CDS encoding phosphatidylinositol glycan class B yields MVCLAFLTSLVVRSLLTFPFPHTYFQPDEFYQALEPAHYYVFGYGYLSWEWRDLPLAGTFAQAGSSLLHGKLWDKLVQVVAGGRMRGWAWPGVFVVIYQVLKDLGLDRGRFLTMVPRAVGVIVASLTDYYTYWLSSKLLGHGSAPTALFLSLTSLFNAHLLPRSLSTSPETLLTVMALYYFPFPAPAVPKVNGLQNVTHLKPIKASKGETEGGMKELMGVEDSEKSFYGVNDLNYVVLDRAPPFVMKMPRHKDRLVLSICLATLALCIRPTMLSLWAFLGANLLWRRFQTSGLPSLVSTTALAFASILCTVAASATLDYFMTGRLYVPLLTFIYQNVIANISSFYGSTNYLYHLVQSLPIMLFPLWIWWAKGFIACIFPSCALPAQLNKFDRPNGMRILAKAITFTVVILSLSPHSEWRFLHPLLPPLLLYAIPSFSISYTPTVLGAYYPVRSFRQYLRMDKVPFYIILFSGIVPFIYLNIFHGAAQVQVMNILRGGELGNVTSLAVLAPCHSTPWMSHLHKDIQGWFLTCEPPVGVDAKMHKTQQDWFYANPVQYLSTVFPYPPAQLHDIPYTSLSKTYPSHIILFGELLSRRGIVSETILETDGNQPVVVTTTREGDVAGELGRLGYQQVWNGWNGFDWAQDEEERKGGVRVWRLG; encoded by the exons ATGGTCTGCTTAGCATTTTTGACGTCCCTTGTAGTTCGCAGCCTCCtcacttttcctttcccccaTACTTACTTCCAGCCGGATGAATTCTACCAAGCGCTCGAGCCAGCACATTACTATGTCTTTGGGTATGGGTACCTTTCTTGGGAGTGGCGGGATCTCCCTTTGGCGGGAACGTTTGCTCAAGCCGGCTCTTCACTATTGCATGGAAAGCTATGGGATAAATTGGTGCAAGTGGTAGCCGGTGGCAGGATGAGGGGCTGGGCATGGCCTGGAGTCTTTGTTGTTATCTATCAAGTGTTGAAGGACTTGGGACTGGACAGAGGTCGATTTCTT ACAATGGTACCCCGTGCAGTGGGCGTGATCGTTGCGTCGCTCACCGACTACTATACTTATTGGCTCTCATCAAAGCTTCTTGGCCACGGATCTGCACCTACGGCT TTATTTTTATCCTTGACGTCTCTTTTCAAtgcccatcttctccctcgaTCCCTTTCAACATCACCCGAAACGCTTCTCACTGTCATGGCCTTGTACTACTTTCCgtttcctgctcctgcaGTGCCAAAAGTGAATGGTTTGCAAAATGTGACTCATTTGAAGCCAATAAAAGCAAGTAAAGGAGAAAcagaaggagggatgaaggagctgATGGGAGTGGAGGATTCTGAGAAGAGTTTTTATGGCGTGAATGACCTGAACTATGTCGTCCTAGATAGAGCACCACCGTTCGTAATGAAGATGCCTCG GCACAAAGATAGACTCGTCTTATCGATCTGTCTCGCAACACTTGCTCTGTGCATCCGTCCTACAATGTTAAGCCTATGGGCTTTCCTCGGTGCAAATCTTTTATGGCGTCGCTTCCAGACAAGCGGTTTGCCGAGTTTGGTTAGTACTACGGCACTGGCCTTTGCAAGCAT TCTTTGTACTGTGGCTGCGTCCGCCACCCTTGATTATTTCATGACAGGCCGCCTCTACGTCCCGCTACTCACTTTTATCTACCAAAACGTTATCGCCAACATCTCATCATTTTACGGTTCAACCAACTACCTCTATCACCTTGTTCAAAGTCTACCGATCATGCTTTTCCCTCTATGGATCTGGTGGGCCAAAGGATTTATTGCGTGTATTTTCCCCAGCTGCGCTTTACCGGCTCAGTTGAACAAGTTTGACAGACCAAACGGAATGAGAATCCTGGCCAAAGCAATCACATTTACAGTCGtcattctctctctcagTCCTCATTCCGAATGGCGTTTtctccaccctctccttccacctctacTTCTCTACGCCatcccatctttctccatctcgtATACGCCTACTGTGCTTGGAGCATATTACCCAGTCAGGTCATTTCGACAATACCTGCGCATGGACAAAGTCCCATTCTACATCATCCTATTTTCAGGGATCGTGCCCTTTATTTATCTGAATATATTTCACGGTGCAGCGCAAGTGCAAGTGATGAATATCCTGAGGGGGGGGGAGTTGGGGAATGTGACTAGTCTGGCTGTGCTCGCGCCATGTCATAGTACGCCGTGGATGAGTCATTTGCACAAGGATATTCAAGGATGGTTCTTGACCTGTGAACCTCCCGTGGG TGTGGATGCGAAAATGCATAAAACCCAGCAGGACTGGTTTTACGCTAACCCAGTGCAATACCTTTCTACCGTGTTCCCGTATCCTCCTGCCCAACTCCACGATATTCCTTACACATCGCTCAGCAAGACATACCCCTCGCATATTATCCTCTTTGGCgagcttctttctcgacGTGGCATCGTCTCTGAGACAATCTTGGAGACAGACGGAAATCAGCCTGTGGTGGTGACGACCACACGAGAAGGGGATGTGGCCGGTGAACTCGGGCGTTTGGGTTATCAACAAGTGTGGAACGGGTGGAACGGTTTTGATTGGGCgcaggatgaggaagagagaaaaggaggtgTGAGAGTATGGAGGCTGggataa